The DNA window TAATGCATACAAGAAATGTTACACTTATATATAGCTACAAAAGATGTTATACTAATTAGTAAAAGAATGTAATCTTCCTTACATGGAAATGAGTaacataacattttttttcttgttttctaatgAATATTTGTGTAATGAAGAAAGCAGTGATTAGTACATGATCATCATGAACACAAAAAAGCAAGAAACTGGTGGGGGTGACACCAACAACAGTAAAGCATGCTCAAGGACTACTATTAGTACTACTCCATCAAGTTCTTGTTCGAGGCAGTCATCGTCATGGGCAGCAGGGTTTAAAAATCCAAGAATTTTACGCGTATCGCATACCTTTGGAGGGAAAGATAGACACAGTAAAGTGTGTACTGTAAAGGGATTAAGAGACAGGAGAATTAGGCTTTCAGTACCAACAGCAATTCAATTGTATGATCTTCAAGATAGGCTTGGGTTAAGCCAACCTAGCAAAGTTGTAGATTGGTTAATAGATGCAACTaaagatgaaattgataaaCTTCCACCTTTACAAATACCACCACCATCACTTTCTCATTTCTTCAATATGAAAGATCGTCATTTAGATTTTCTTGATACTTCATCAGAAACAGGATTTGGAAAAGAGAAGTGGATTGCTACAAATCATCATGATCATCAAGAAAGTAGTAATCATTTCTTTCAATCTTCTAATTTAGGCATGTTAAACACCTTCAATAATAGTACTAATAATGCCTTGATTAGCCATAATTGGGAATTACCTAATTCAAATTTATCATTAGGTCCATTTGGAAATTACCAAGATcaatatcaacaacaaaatATGCCTTTTCCTTCAGGTTCTCATCAACAACTATATTTTTGTCCAAGTAGTAGTACTACTAGTACTGCTACAACATTGTCATCTCTTGTTCCTCCATATAATTCCCATTTCCATCAGAATTCGCTCGCGCCAACTCTTCAGTTAATCAGTGCTCCAGTGAAATCTTCCTTCAGTTTGAATGACAATAACAAGGGGATCAACTTacaacatcatcatcaacaCAACCATAAAGAAGGCAGTAGTGGTTCTTAAGCATATTATACAGCAATTGATACTGTAAGACATTATTCTATATATCtatcttttttatgtttataaacTTTGTTGTACCACAATATATGTGGTACGtcaatattagtatatataatttgttagaagcataattttgattattttgaaattattaagTGAATGCACTTTGAGTTATATTCATGTGAATTTTGGTCTATGATTTGGTGCATAATGTAGTCTTTATATTGTAACTTAGGTGTATTCTTTTGTAATATCCAGTTTAGAAAAAAAGACCTTTtgtaatgtgttttttttttacaagtgTGAAATTTTCCTAATTAATGATATAAGTGTGCTTTTATGTTTATCTTCCTCttctattctttttaatttgtgcCTCGTAGGATTTATGAAAACCTAACCTAATTAGTATCCCAACATAATTATATGCATTCTTACAGAAAGTTAGTGTTGCAATtttgttaaaagaaaattaataataagtatttTAAAAGAAAGGGTGTGTCTGTTCATTTTTTGGTTACTACTTCTTGTGATTTTCAAGATAagtatatctttttttttttaatttacaatattctCCAAAAAAATCTTTTCTTCTCTAATAGGcagatcaagttcaagttcttaCCTAATTTCCAACAGAACTTCCTCATTATTTACACAGTGCAGAAAATTATAGGCTTGTGATCATATTTTACGTACAATCCCATAGCAATCTTGCAGAGAGGAGAGggaacaaatattattttgaagaaaatattttacacGTATTTCAAgcctttaattttttgtttgttgttcaTATTATATATGAAACCTTcaacttttatgttttttcctCGTATTGTTTGTGTTATTGgtatatattttccaaaaatttaaTACTATGTCACGGATTTAGAGTCTCACTAAAGCTCCGTGCGGCACTTAACTGGGTGGAAGGGGAGGCCTGGTTTTATTTTACCTTGGCCAAAGACTGTCCCCTCTGCTCTTCCGGGAAAAGTCACTTCCTTTTTTCGGAGACTTTTCCACAACTCCTTATCCCTATTTCGCTTTCTATAAAGCATAGTGTCAGTCTCACTTACTTTATAGGGTAGGAGAAGGTATCTCAAATCTTTTCACTGGAGAACCAAACTAGGACTAGGTTAGGGGCCTTGAAAAAGGGAATTACCTCCTATCTTCCCCTTGTTGAAGAAGGGTTGACGTAATGGATAAGGTTCAGGGCGGCTCATGACAACTATCTAACAAAAGTATATGTATAGTTCCTATGGAAATGGCTTAATCATTTTTCATGAAATAATATAACTTAATTAGGTTCAGATCCATTATGCTCTatttaaagttatatatatatatatatatatatatatataaaataataataaagacttATTACTTTTACTGCTCTCCATCTTTTCTGTTTTACTTTCTGCaaattaaagtaattttatacGCCCCACATGCAGATAGCTTTGTGGATCTGTGATTTAAGTTTTAAGGATTCAACGTTTAATaaggttcttgcattaaatatattatattttaaaagttatgaCGTTAAATAGCAATAACAAAAGAATAACAATgttatcatatcttttagggaggtaatatatatatataatacctGAATAATTAAAGCAATATAATATCAGTGATTATAACTAATCGGTAGCGTCGAGAGAGTACTACAATGTGTATTATTAATACAATTAACATAATTAATACTTCGTTAAATGAAACATATTTAAGTATACATCCCCTCTGATCTGGGTTTTGTAATTTCTTACAAACCCTAGATATCGAAATTAATTACTCTCatccaaaacaaaaacaagaaaatcagtTTCATGCCGTACAATACACTAACATTATgtaagaattatatatatatatatatatatatatcctttgtAGAACttttcgtttttcgagagtcaaaacTATTTAAATTTGACTGGAAATTTGGGCGtagaatctttaatttttttttaaatgaaatttatatatttgtaaactacgtaaaaagtattataagtcacaataatagACGGAGGAGGGAGTAGATATCTAACGATAGAAAAGAATGAGAACCCTAAGGGCATGCAGGCATGGAAGcgagaaaaattaagaaaggtTACGAGGCTTTTCCAAATTTAAAACTgattgtataaaaaatatttacaaaattattttacttataaACTATCAATCTATAATTCCCTGATAGcgtaaaaaaaagaagttaaaaattgtAATGCATGTGtgtgtataatgtataatattattataagtacttaaatgaattttgtttatgttggagacttGGAGTGGGTGCGAACTGCGAAGggaaatgagataattaaactATGGATGGGTAGTGACTTATTGTACTACTttcatccatttttatttattatgttacacttttcaaaagttaatttaatttatttttaaagttaaattatattacattaatttaatattttaaataacaaatttagatattgaaaaactatacgaaaagtattataaattgtaattttttgtatatcaatataatgaaaaaatacatcataaaatgttagtcatattttttataatttgactttaaaaagaaaatcatgacaattaaaaatggatgGACGGAGGAAATAGTAGCACTCAATTATGAGGATGTCATATCACTAGATCCAAGAAAATTTAAAGGAATGGCCCATAGCAGTTTTCACTTTTTCTAAAGCAGTGTAAGGTTTCTCATGTGGATGTGGTCCTcatatatatacaagaaagaagaaaataatttaggGCATGGATGTCATAAAAGACAGaatttatttgagtttcttacaATGATTATCTTAATTtgttatacataaaaaatagttttactaTCTCCACAAAGCAATAATAAAATTTGCATACATTCTATCATCAAAATCGAGATTTGTTGTTATACTAGAGAATGAGGATAGATTTATTTACAACGATGGCGGTGGGCTGTGGACTatcatcataattcatatatcCATCTACCactaaacaaataataattgtactaattaataatattaataataataataataatactccctccgttcctttttagttgtccactttagaaatggcacacagattaaggcaacaatgattagcacagtgaagttacaattttacccttatgacaacttttcacttcaaaattacaaccacttatttgaattaaagtgaaataaattggagggaaacaacatacacttttacaattttcaagaagtgtaaataagggtataatagaaaaaaatttgttgtcctttcttgatttgtcaaaatggacaactaaatagggacaacccaaaaaggaaatatggacaagtaaatagggacggagggagtaactaATAAGAGGTGACAGACAAACCCTTAAAATAGTCAAAGAGCATGCAAATTATTAGCCGGGCTAGACTTTTAGGAggttaaaagtatttatttagAAAGATCGTGTTTGACCAAATGTTTTTTTCCTTACCGTACTTaatttcttgaagaacattttttagaaaaaaatatatttttaaacactTTTAAATAGTTTAGCTAACATTAATAGTTGCTCAAAAgtgttttaattaaaaaattaatggcCAAACAAACTAATTCTCACCAAAAGtaataatacattttaaaataagctaattttaaaagtttgactaAACAGACTATAAACATATGCTAgcttagtaaaaaataaataaagatagcCATTAGCCACTAGTCCCCCTTTTTTTTCATCAGTCTTGTTTACTCCCAAAGGGACCAATTTCAAGttccattatatatatataaacgtttcttttttaaaaaaaatattaatagcCCCCGGCGAGGATCGAACTCGCGACCTTTCGCTTACGAAGCGAACGCACTGCCACTATGCTACGGAGGCATTTTAATATAACAATAGTAACTATATTTAATATGGGAACCAATAATTGCATCTATTTAACTCAAAACAATAACCCACGTACAACGCCAAATGCATCGACTTGATGGCTTCAGTCCCACAGAAGATAAAATTGGTATTACTAGAAAATACTAACGGCTCGTTTGGTACGAGAGATGAGGAATAACTAAtcccaaaattaattttaaaatgagtttatttcatgtttggttAGGATAAAATCGCTGAAATAACTAATCTCGAGATAATTAATCCTGAGATAACTTGTTAAAAGAAACGAGCCCTATCAATAGGCATACTGGAAAAGGGTTTTGAGTTATAGGATTTGTCTGGGACCAATATGTTTAGTCCAACTAGTAACAAAACTTGTTCAATAAACATCAAACTTGTACAAATGTCGATACCAGACTCACATTTGTTTCAATCATTTGGCAGCCTATTTGGGGTTGATTGGCAAATCCACATCCATTCTTTTGTATTGTTCCTCAATTGTGTGAGGAGCAAAGTAAATACTCAtacaaaaatcagtaaatatatttctattacCAACTGTAGCATACAAGAGAACAGATTAGTCTGCAAAGTCACAAGGACTACTACAAGTTTAAAACACAAATGCTTGGTCATAAGGACTACTATAAGTATAATAGTTTCAAGTATAATACAACAAAACTTAGTCCAAATAACTTAGCTGGGATAGAGATAACTAGATATGTTTGGGTTAGGGATAAGGTAAGTATATGCAAAATCTGTTCTTAGATGTGCCGGCTGAAAGTATACGCCCACAAAGCAAAGCCAAATGTTCTACTTTGTTGCCAGTATCCAAATTATGATACAAAAGGACACCCGTTGCAGAAGTCGAGTCTTCTATCAATACCGACATTTATGAGTAGAGTATTTGTTAGCACCACTTTCTTGTGAATATGTAGCAGCTGCAATTACCTTGCGATAGTAACGCCAAGATGCATTCTTATCAGTGATAGGTCGTTGACCATATGGATTATTCTCTACATACTTTTGAACATTTTCTGCCATGGACAATCCTTCGAGATAAACACGCAGATCACCACCAGGCCCTGCCGTGGGATAAACAAGATGAATTTCATAAACAGTATGAGTTGGACAAATGTTGATGACAGACCAACATCCCTACCTCATACAGGACAGAATGACAGTGTTAAAGCAGTCATATAAAGTAATGTAAATTGCTTTAATTACATAAAACTCGAAGTATGAAATCCAGGAACTGCAAAGTGAGGAACTATCAACAACAATCTAAAAGGCCTGTACAAAAAGGAAAGCACAAGAGAAGAGTGCAGTATCAATATGCATGATTCACCCGAAAATATACATGGAATACTTGGGGTGTCCAAACATCACCAGTCTCTCAATGAAAAAGGGCGAAGAAGTCCATAGTACTTGTGATAGTTTTGCAAGGAAAAACACACACAGATGCACACATACGAACACACATAGGAAGGAAACTCACCTAATGAGTCATCTTTCTCATCCAAGTAGTGGTATGAATTTGGAAATATTGCTGTATTTGGCTGAAAATCATAAAATACAAGTTGAAACTCATTGGATTTTAATCATGCAGTAAATTTCTCAGGCAGAAGAAAGGATTAAAACTCACCGGATTACACAATGCTTTGTGCGGAGAGTCGTCCAATAGAAGTGTGTTTGACTCATCATATTCGCCCCTCTCCCACGGAAGATCTGGTTCGTACTTATCCCATAACTTTTTTAGCTTCTTCAATATAATAGGCTTGCTCCTCCTTGTCCCAACAACAGGAAAACCTGTATCAGTGCAGTGGGACTGATCCTGCATAATTAGTTCAAGTTTGTTTATACTACTTTGAATTAGACAAGTGAAAGAGGCAAATAGGAAACTAGatgaataaaaatacaaaagggaaaaaaagtgGCTTTGGTTGGAAAATAGCAACTTATCAAATACATTAATTTATTCtctcacaaaaagaaaataaatgactGAAAAATTATACTTGACAATTCGGACAGGAATTCCACGTGTTGGGTCACACACAATCAAGTGGGTAGAACCAGAAATATTAACTACGTTCATATAGACATCTAAGATACTCAATAAGTGTTCATCCAACCAGGTTTCCGaatcttaaaaaataactacTCAAGAGAGTGAACCACTAGTTTGGAATCCAACTGATTGCAGCAAGGTAACACCATAATTTCCTAAGCCATGCAGCAGACTTCATGTAGTTGTCAGGAATTCAGCTACTGCAGGTTAAGTATTTGCTTGTAGAGCGaggctatgttgctcggactctccaaaatgTTGCCACACCtgtgtcagatcctccaaaaatgtactacttttggaggatccgacacgcacccaatgggatttttgaagagttcgagTAGCATAGGAACGAGGTAACAGAGGGAAGTTGGCACCATATGTTATCCTTAGGCCTTTTATATCACAATGAAGGATGCATCTGTGTCATAAACTTATAatccgaaaaaaataaaaaaaaaataaaaagaggtggaggaaaaataaattgaaatattggGTAGAATTGGGCAGGTTGGGTTATAACCCATTGCTCAACCCATCTTAACCTAAGTATCCTTTGGGCGGCTTGGGTCATGACCCATTTGTTGTACCAACCCATTCTAACCTGCCAATTTGACACCCCCTAGTTTAGGTATGACTGAATATCCTTCCTCATACAGTCAAAGGACGAAGAATAAATGGAATTTGgaatcaacaataacaacaaaccCAGTGCAACAGCATAATTCATGTTTTCTCAATTTTGGATCTGATTCTAATTCCAAGGAGTTATTTCCTAGGTGCCCAACAAATCTCCAGCTTTATAGAACCATGCATTAGTAATGGATGCCAACAGATCAGA is part of the Solanum stenotomum isolate F172 chromosome 8, ASM1918654v1, whole genome shotgun sequence genome and encodes:
- the LOC125874066 gene encoding transcription factor TCP17-like — translated: MIIMNTKKQETGGGDTNNSKACSRTTISTTPSSSCSRQSSSWAAGFKNPRILRVSHTFGGKDRHSKVCTVKGLRDRRIRLSVPTAIQLYDLQDRLGLSQPSKVVDWLIDATKDEIDKLPPLQIPPPSLSHFFNMKDRHLDFLDTSSETGFGKEKWIATNHHDHQESSNHFFQSSNLGMLNTFNNSTNNALISHNWELPNSNLSLGPFGNYQDQYQQQNMPFPSGSHQQLYFCPSSSTTSTATTLSSLVPPYNSHFHQNSLAPTLQLISAPVKSSFSLNDNNKGINLQHHHQHNHKEGSSGS